Proteins encoded together in one Chloroflexota bacterium window:
- a CDS encoding Zn-dependent alcohol dehydrogenase, whose amino-acid sequence MKFTAPVLRGLREPIRLEEVELDDPKPGEVLIRMAASGICHSCLHAQDGSWGPTLPMPAILGDEGSGTVEKVGDGVTHLQPGDPVIISWTPTCGRCHYCVIGRSNLCAAKGGPGLMTDGTTRLHANDDRIHHMGAVATYSPYTVVGASNAIKIRPDMPLDIAALIGCSVTTGVGSVLYAAKVGPGEALAVFGCGGVGLNAIQGGRLVNAWPLIAVDISDEKLEIAKALGATHTINPSRENVADRVTALTGRGLDYAVVTVGNAAATIQAWETMARGGVCVVIGVGRADEPLPIDARYLVTGERKLIGSSYGTSRPMEDFPRFVNLYLDGKLKIDELISRRYRLDEVQEAHDDLAAGRATRGLLVF is encoded by the coding sequence ATGAAGTTCACCGCGCCGGTGCTGCGTGGCCTGCGTGAGCCGATCCGCCTCGAAGAGGTCGAGCTGGACGATCCGAAGCCAGGCGAAGTGCTGATCCGGATGGCCGCCAGTGGCATCTGCCACAGCTGCCTGCACGCGCAGGATGGCTCCTGGGGGCCAACCCTGCCGATGCCCGCCATCCTCGGCGATGAGGGCTCGGGGACGGTTGAGAAGGTCGGAGACGGGGTCACCCACCTTCAGCCGGGCGACCCGGTCATCATCTCCTGGACGCCCACCTGCGGGCGCTGCCACTACTGCGTCATCGGCCGCTCGAACCTGTGCGCGGCCAAGGGCGGCCCCGGCCTGATGACGGACGGCACCACCCGCCTGCATGCCAACGACGACCGCATTCACCACATGGGGGCGGTCGCCACCTACTCGCCGTACACGGTCGTCGGCGCGTCGAACGCCATCAAGATCCGCCCGGACATGCCGCTGGATATCGCGGCGCTGATCGGCTGCTCGGTGACGACGGGCGTCGGTTCGGTGTTGTACGCGGCAAAGGTCGGTCCTGGTGAGGCGCTGGCGGTGTTCGGGTGCGGCGGCGTCGGGCTGAACGCGATCCAGGGCGGCCGGCTGGTCAACGCGTGGCCGCTCATCGCCGTGGACATCTCCGACGAGAAGCTGGAGATCGCGAAGGCGCTCGGGGCCACGCACACGATCAACCCGTCCCGTGAGAACGTCGCGGACCGGGTCACCGCGCTGACGGGGCGCGGCCTGGACTATGCCGTCGTCACCGTGGGCAACGCGGCCGCGACCATCCAGGCCTGGGAGACGATGGCGCGCGGCGGCGTCTGCGTGGTCATCGGCGTGGGGCGCGCGGACGAGCCGCTGCCCATCGACGCCCGCTACCTCGTCACGGGCGAGCGCAAGCTGATCGGGTCAAGCTACGGCACGTCGCGCCCGATGGAGGACTTCCCGCGCTTCGTGAACCTGTACCTCGACGGCAAGCTGAAGATCGACGAGCTGATCTCGCGGCGCTACCGCCTGGACGAGGTGCAAGAGGCGCACGACGACCTGGCGGCCGGGCGCGCAACGCGCGGCCTGCTGGTGTTCTAA
- a CDS encoding phosphate/phosphite/phosphonate ABC transporter substrate-binding protein has protein sequence MVLAGALLAALLVGCSQLGGNRSLGSTENPIKMAIVPFVESGRLVKGMQMLSDELKKETGLTYTGDVPTSYAAVVEAMCADRVDIGWVSPLAYILAREKCGADMTLVSVTRVGTQYWGTIVTRVDSPIQKVEDLRGKRFAWVDPGSTSGFLFPRTILAEHNLKPEDLGQQVFAGGHDKVGLAVLQGQVDAGAMGKDSIPRLNSVYPNAEKEIRILEESPPIPNDGVAFRKGLSPDIIKKTREALLRISAREDGQKLFDDAIGTRGVAETSDAAYEPVRRAATVLNMDLQTELSKPRQ, from the coding sequence GTGGTGCTCGCCGGGGCGCTGCTCGCGGCGTTGCTGGTCGGATGTTCGCAGCTGGGCGGGAATCGCTCACTCGGGTCGACGGAGAACCCGATCAAGATGGCGATTGTCCCGTTCGTCGAGTCCGGCCGGCTGGTCAAGGGCATGCAGATGCTCTCAGACGAGTTGAAGAAGGAGACCGGGCTCACCTACACCGGCGACGTGCCGACCTCCTACGCAGCCGTCGTCGAGGCGATGTGCGCGGACCGTGTGGATATCGGGTGGGTCAGCCCGCTGGCGTACATCCTGGCGCGCGAGAAGTGCGGCGCCGATATGACGCTGGTCTCGGTGACGCGCGTCGGCACGCAGTACTGGGGCACCATCGTCACGCGGGTGGACTCGCCGATCCAGAAGGTCGAGGACCTGCGCGGCAAGCGGTTCGCCTGGGTCGATCCCGGCTCGACCTCCGGCTTCCTGTTCCCACGCACCATCCTGGCCGAGCACAACCTGAAACCGGAAGACCTCGGGCAGCAGGTGTTCGCGGGCGGCCACGACAAGGTCGGGCTGGCGGTGCTCCAGGGACAGGTTGACGCGGGCGCGATGGGTAAGGACTCGATCCCGCGCCTCAACTCGGTCTACCCGAACGCCGAGAAGGAGATCCGCATCCTCGAAGAGTCTCCGCCGATCCCCAACGATGGCGTGGCGTTCCGCAAAGGCCTCTCCCCGGACATCATCAAGAAGACCCGCGAGGCGCTGCTGCGGATCTCGGCCCGCGAGGACGGCCAGAAGCTGTTCGACGATGCCATCGGCACGCGAGGCGTCGCCGAGACGTCGGACGCCGCCTACGAGCCGGTCCGCCGGGCCGCAACGGTCCTCAACATGGACCTCCAGACGGAGCTGAGCAAGCCGAGGCAGTAG
- a CDS encoding heme-binding domain-containing protein produces the protein MRGKGKRIVLGLVGVLVVVFVGLQLVPFGRPTTDPPVRREPNWDSPRTRELAVRACFDCHSNQVRYPWYSYVAPVSWLIAHDIEEARLKMNFSEWDLPQREAMEFREQIEKGQMPLPIYLPLHPEARLSDAEKQELLKGLDATFTADRPRRR, from the coding sequence ATGCGTGGCAAAGGGAAGCGGATCGTACTGGGACTGGTCGGCGTGCTGGTCGTCGTCTTCGTTGGGCTGCAGCTTGTGCCCTTTGGCCGCCCGACGACTGATCCCCCTGTGCGCCGCGAGCCGAACTGGGACAGCCCGCGCACCCGCGAGCTTGCCGTCCGCGCCTGCTTCGACTGCCACAGTAATCAGGTCCGCTACCCCTGGTACAGCTACGTTGCGCCGGTCTCGTGGCTGATCGCGCACGATATCGAAGAGGCGCGCCTGAAGATGAACTTCTCGGAGTGGGACTTGCCGCAGCGTGAGGCGATGGAGTTCCGTGAGCAGATCGAGAAGGGCCAGATGCCGCTGCCGATCTACCTGCCGCTCCACCCCGAGGCGCGCCTGTCTGACGCCGAGAAGCAAGAGCTGCTGAAGGGCCTCGACGCCACCTTCACCGCGGACCGCCCTCGCCGCCGCTGA
- a CDS encoding ROK family protein, translating into MERLYGGIEAGGTKFVCAVGTGPDDLRAETVIETTTPDETIGRAIAFLQEQHAQAPLAAIGIASFGPVDLNPRSETFGYITATPKPGWRFADLRGPIQRALGLPVAIDTDVNGAALAEHRWGAAQQQDTLIYLTVGTGIGGGALVHGQLLHGLIHPEMGHILLPRDPAADPYSGFCPYHDDCLEGLAAGPAISQRWGQPAETLPPEHAAWKLEAHYLALGVVSLSLTLSPQRVILGGGVMHQAFLFPMIREEVRTLLNGYLQHPLILDRVDEYIVPPGLGDRAGVLGAIALAQQV; encoded by the coding sequence ATGGAGCGGTTGTACGGCGGCATCGAGGCGGGCGGCACCAAGTTCGTGTGCGCCGTGGGGACCGGGCCAGACGACCTTCGCGCCGAGACCGTCATCGAGACGACGACCCCCGACGAGACCATCGGGCGGGCCATCGCGTTCCTCCAGGAGCAGCACGCGCAGGCGCCCCTGGCGGCCATCGGGATCGCGTCGTTCGGGCCAGTCGATCTCAACCCCCGCTCGGAGACGTTCGGCTACATCACGGCCACCCCCAAGCCCGGCTGGCGCTTTGCCGATCTGCGCGGGCCGATCCAGCGGGCGCTCGGGCTGCCCGTCGCCATCGACACCGACGTGAACGGCGCGGCCCTCGCCGAGCATCGCTGGGGGGCGGCCCAGCAGCAGGACACCCTGATCTACCTGACGGTGGGAACGGGCATCGGCGGCGGCGCGCTGGTGCACGGCCAGTTGCTGCACGGGCTGATCCACCCGGAGATGGGGCACATCCTGCTGCCGCGCGATCCGGCCGCCGATCCGTATTCGGGTTTCTGCCCGTACCACGACGACTGTCTGGAGGGGCTGGCGGCCGGACCGGCCATCAGCCAACGCTGGGGCCAGCCAGCCGAGACGCTCCCACCCGAGCATGCGGCCTGGAAGCTGGAGGCGCACTACCTCGCGCTCGGCGTGGTAAGCCTCAGCCTGACGCTCTCCCCGCAACGGGTGATCCTCGGCGGCGGGGTGATGCACCAGGCGTTTCTCTTCCCGATGATCCGCGAGGAGGTGCGGACGCTGCTGAACGGCTACCTGCAGCACCCGCTGATCCTGGACCGCGTGGACGAGTACATCGTGCCGCCGGGCCTCGGGGACCGCGCGGGGGTGCTTGGAGCCATCGCACTGGCCCAGCAGGTTTGA
- a CDS encoding glycogen/starch/alpha-glucan phosphorylase — protein MEATTPFGSAQPELPPVAQFRRELLENLHDRVGTDLSFATPSEAYLALAYTVRDRLIQRWLDTLHAGIDSQSRFVCYLSAEYLIGRQLDNNLLNTGTEDVAREALSDLGLSLDELRGLESEPGLGNGGLGRLAACYLDSLATLRIPSIGYGLRYEFGIFRQVFRDGWQVEEADDWLRRGNPWEFPHPEMAIEVGFGGGTESFIDPNGRFRVRWHPDRTLVGVPYNTMVPGYESGAVNTLRLWRAQATRSFDLDVFNAGDYLRAVHRNILSENLTKVLYPEDSTPQGRQLRLEQQYFFVACSLKDALRIVRVMGLPIEALPEKVVFQLNDTHPSIAIVELMRLLLDEYGMAWDPAWAVTTQVFAYTCHTLLPEALETWPVALIQSVLPRHMELIYEINRRFLESVRAQNPDDLGRLARMSLIAEGPEQRVRMANLAVVGSYAVNGVAELHSRLLREQTLRDFAELWPEKFQNKTNGVTPRRFMQLANPRLADLISSRIGPEWLTQMDDLRDLESLAESPEFRAEWRRIKQRNKQLLALIIRDRTGVTVDPASLFDVMVKRLHEYKRQHLKLLHIITLYNRIKADPAASVVPRTVIFGAKAAPGYRMAKLIVKLINDVAAVVNNDPDVAGRLKVVFLPNFNVSLGERVYPAADLSEQISLAGKEASGTGNMKLALNGALTIGTLDGANIEIRQLVGDENFFLFGLTAEEVAEHKARGYRPRDYVTADRELSLALDQIASGHFSDGDAGLFRPIVDNLLNDDPFMLLADFRSYIETQERAEHAYRDADHWSRMSILNVARCGYFSSDRSIREYCEEIWRVTPIDVPGNSGEDIDASQRLGQPSAEEQTSLPELPDDERDLLCDLAMLVGLDVMHATHSGAQGTLIELATAVAAPTAVARFLTRSALVRSLVPSDVEAIERSERLIGRLRKSYDLRSRDGRAALHDDVLVQCRAAMDLLTTRAKPQDAAEFARWLLLVGERVAEASVEPQPGRPERQVSESEVAALRELAAALRVEG, from the coding sequence ATGGAAGCCACGACACCGTTCGGATCGGCGCAGCCGGAGCTGCCGCCAGTCGCCCAGTTCCGCCGTGAGCTGCTGGAGAACCTGCACGACCGCGTCGGCACCGACCTGTCGTTCGCGACGCCGAGCGAAGCGTACCTGGCGCTGGCCTACACCGTCCGCGACCGTCTGATCCAGCGCTGGCTCGACACCCTCCACGCCGGCATCGACAGCCAGTCGCGCTTCGTCTGCTACCTCTCCGCCGAGTACCTGATCGGCCGGCAGCTCGACAACAACCTGCTGAACACCGGCACCGAGGACGTGGCCCGCGAAGCCCTCTCCGACCTCGGCCTGAGCCTGGACGAGCTGCGGGGCCTGGAGTCCGAGCCGGGCCTGGGCAACGGCGGCCTGGGGCGGCTGGCGGCCTGCTACCTCGACTCGCTGGCGACGCTCCGCATCCCGAGCATCGGCTACGGCCTGCGCTACGAGTTCGGCATCTTCCGGCAGGTCTTCCGCGACGGCTGGCAGGTGGAAGAGGCGGACGACTGGCTGCGGCGCGGCAACCCCTGGGAGTTCCCGCACCCGGAGATGGCGATCGAGGTCGGGTTCGGGGGCGGCACCGAGAGCTTCATCGACCCGAACGGGCGTTTCCGCGTGCGCTGGCACCCGGATCGGACCCTCGTGGGCGTGCCGTACAACACGATGGTCCCCGGCTACGAGAGCGGCGCTGTCAACACGCTGCGGCTCTGGCGCGCCCAGGCTACCCGCTCCTTCGACCTGGACGTGTTCAACGCCGGCGACTACCTCCGTGCCGTCCACCGCAACATCCTCTCCGAGAACCTGACCAAAGTCCTCTACCCTGAGGACAGCACGCCCCAGGGGCGGCAGCTTCGGCTGGAGCAGCAGTACTTCTTCGTGGCCTGCTCGCTGAAGGACGCGCTGCGGATCGTGCGGGTCATGGGCCTGCCCATCGAGGCGTTGCCGGAGAAGGTCGTCTTCCAGCTCAACGACACCCACCCGTCGATCGCCATTGTCGAGCTGATGCGGCTGCTGCTGGACGAGTACGGCATGGCCTGGGATCCTGCCTGGGCCGTCACCACCCAGGTTTTCGCCTACACCTGCCACACGCTGTTGCCCGAGGCGCTGGAGACCTGGCCCGTTGCGCTGATCCAGTCGGTGCTGCCGCGCCACATGGAGCTGATCTACGAGATCAACCGCCGCTTTCTGGAGTCCGTGCGCGCGCAGAACCCGGACGACCTCGGCCGGCTGGCCCGGATGTCGCTGATCGCGGAAGGGCCGGAGCAGCGCGTTCGGATGGCGAACCTCGCGGTGGTCGGCAGCTACGCCGTCAACGGCGTGGCCGAGCTGCACTCCCGCCTGCTCCGCGAGCAGACCCTGCGTGACTTCGCCGAGCTGTGGCCGGAGAAGTTCCAGAACAAGACGAACGGCGTCACGCCGCGCCGCTTCATGCAGCTGGCAAACCCCCGTCTTGCCGACCTGATCTCGTCGCGCATCGGCCCCGAATGGCTGACGCAGATGGACGATCTGCGCGACCTGGAGTCCCTGGCCGAAAGCCCCGAGTTCCGGGCCGAGTGGCGGCGTATCAAGCAGCGCAACAAGCAACTGCTGGCCCTGATCATCCGCGACCGCACCGGCGTGACCGTCGATCCCGCCTCGCTGTTCGACGTGATGGTGAAGCGGCTCCACGAGTACAAGCGCCAGCACCTCAAGCTGCTGCACATCATCACGCTGTACAACCGGATCAAGGCCGATCCCGCTGCCAGCGTCGTGCCGCGCACCGTCATCTTTGGCGCGAAGGCCGCGCCGGGCTACCGGATGGCGAAGCTGATCGTCAAACTGATCAACGACGTGGCCGCCGTGGTCAACAACGATCCCGACGTAGCCGGCCGCCTGAAAGTCGTGTTCCTGCCGAACTTCAACGTCTCGCTGGGCGAGCGCGTCTACCCGGCCGCCGACCTCTCGGAGCAGATCTCGCTGGCCGGCAAGGAAGCGTCCGGCACCGGCAACATGAAGCTGGCGCTGAACGGCGCGCTGACCATCGGGACGCTCGACGGCGCGAACATCGAGATCCGCCAGCTGGTGGGCGACGAGAACTTCTTCCTCTTCGGGCTGACCGCCGAGGAGGTGGCCGAGCACAAGGCACGCGGCTACCGCCCGCGCGACTACGTGACCGCCGACCGCGAGCTGTCGCTGGCGCTGGATCAGATCGCCTCAGGCCACTTCTCGGACGGCGATGCGGGCCTGTTCCGCCCGATTGTGGACAACCTGCTCAACGACGACCCGTTCATGCTGCTGGCCGACTTCCGCTCGTATATCGAGACGCAGGAACGAGCCGAGCACGCCTACCGCGATGCCGACCACTGGTCGAGGATGTCGATTCTGAACGTGGCGCGCTGTGGCTACTTCTCCTCGGACCGCTCGATCCGCGAGTACTGCGAGGAGATCTGGCGCGTCACGCCTATCGACGTCCCGGGCAACTCCGGCGAGGACATCGATGCCAGCCAGCGGCTCGGCCAGCCGAGCGCCGAGGAGCAGACCAGCCTGCCCGAGCTGCCAGACGACGAGCGCGACCTGCTCTGCGATCTCGCGATGCTGGTGGGCCTGGACGTGATGCATGCCACCCACAGCGGCGCGCAGGGGACGCTCATCGAGCTGGCGACGGCGGTGGCCGCCCCGACGGCCGTCGCGCGCTTCCTGACCCGCAGCGCCCTGGTGCGCTCGCTGGTGCCCTCCGACGTCGAGGCCATCGAGCGGAGCGAGCGGCTGATCGGCCGGCTGCGGAAATCATACGACTTGCGCTCGCGGGACGGCCGCGCGGCCCTGCACGACGACGTGCTGGTGCAGTGCCGGGCGGCGATGGATCTGCTCACAACCCGTGCGAAGCCGCAGGACGCCGCCGAGTTCGCGCGGTGGCTGCTGCTGGTGGGCGAGCGGGTGGCCGAGGCGTCCGTCGAGCCGCAGCCGGGCCGCCCCGAGCGCCAGGTCAGCGAGTCCGAAGTGGCGGCGCTCCGGGAGCTCGCGGCGGCGTTGCGCGTCGAGGGGTAG
- a CDS encoding immune inhibitor A codes for MSVNVHFLPAASWPAVSRAVRNSVIGALVAGTLLLPFPLAPRFDHARPTLDLAVRPGDTLAAQTPSDLIAQPSLRAAEAGQDWSVSADEGGPLLASMPAEATDTGITLPPLREIPLQVEADERLTTLERLLATPRPARDPIALAGRVSGTLAPWTASQPFSGPLAVGHQTTFFVLDQTDNTYKTRAATLRLVSGYAYWYVQDGETVRDDELALAAKQFDEQTVPTVHRVFGTEWMPGIDGDARITIFLGQAPGVGAYFSSWDEYPRSVYRYSNEREMIHVNVSSVRPGSVGFDGTIAHEYQHMVHWHLNPQDDTWVDEGMAELASSLAVRGRSPSTASFQRQPDVQLTAWSQGAQTGLHYQAAYLFSRYFAQRFGEDAVARLLSETGRPPDTVTAFLSRSGLGITFEDVFEDWIVANLLDDPTVGDGRFAHEGLEHRATPTLSLRPDGQPARSEVQQFGAEYVELTGDGSDAELSFAGASSVRLVGADAASGRNVWWTNRADGMDSSLTRRFDLTGLTGATLRFNLWYDTERDFDFLYVLVSTDGGTRWHVLHGPSADDANPTGNAIGPGYSGRSGQAGSQRGDPTWLAESIDLTPFAGREVLVRFEYVTDQGYNAQGALLDDIEIPELAFRDDAEADAGWTAEGFLRSANQIPQTWSLRLVEQQRGGQTTVRALRVDANGQLTERIPSLGGSTERAVLVISGLSPRTLEAAPYTLTLRPR; via the coding sequence ATGAGCGTCAACGTCCACTTCCTGCCGGCAGCCTCCTGGCCAGCCGTGAGCCGGGCCGTCCGCAACAGCGTCATCGGCGCGCTCGTGGCCGGGACGCTGCTGCTGCCGTTTCCGCTGGCGCCGCGATTTGACCATGCCCGGCCGACGCTTGATCTCGCCGTACGACCAGGAGATACCCTCGCCGCCCAGACCCCGAGCGATCTCATCGCTCAACCCTCGCTGCGTGCCGCGGAGGCGGGGCAAGACTGGTCAGTTTCGGCAGATGAGGGCGGACCGCTGCTGGCCTCCATGCCGGCCGAGGCCACGGACACCGGCATCACTCTCCCCCCGCTCCGTGAGATTCCCCTTCAGGTCGAGGCCGACGAGCGGCTGACCACCCTCGAGCGGCTCCTTGCGACGCCGCGCCCGGCCCGCGATCCCATCGCCCTGGCCGGGCGGGTCAGCGGCACGCTTGCGCCGTGGACGGCCAGCCAGCCGTTCAGTGGGCCGCTGGCCGTCGGGCACCAGACGACGTTCTTCGTCCTCGATCAGACGGACAACACCTACAAGACCCGCGCGGCCACGCTGCGCCTGGTGTCCGGGTACGCCTACTGGTACGTCCAGGACGGTGAGACGGTCCGCGACGACGAGCTGGCGCTGGCCGCAAAGCAGTTCGACGAGCAGACCGTCCCGACCGTCCACCGCGTCTTTGGCACGGAGTGGATGCCGGGCATCGATGGCGACGCCCGCATCACCATCTTCCTGGGGCAAGCGCCGGGCGTCGGGGCGTACTTCTCGTCCTGGGACGAGTATCCGCGCTCCGTCTATCGGTACTCGAACGAGCGCGAGATGATCCACGTCAATGTCAGTTCGGTGCGGCCGGGCTCGGTCGGCTTTGACGGGACCATCGCCCACGAGTACCAGCACATGGTGCACTGGCATCTCAACCCCCAGGACGACACCTGGGTGGACGAGGGCATGGCCGAGCTGGCGTCCTCGCTGGCCGTACGGGGGCGCTCTCCCAGCACGGCGAGCTTCCAGCGCCAGCCCGACGTGCAGTTGACGGCGTGGTCTCAGGGGGCGCAGACAGGCCTGCACTACCAGGCTGCCTACCTGTTCTCGCGGTACTTCGCGCAGCGCTTTGGCGAGGATGCTGTCGCGCGGCTGCTCAGCGAGACGGGTCGCCCGCCCGACACGGTCACGGCCTTCCTGAGTCGGAGCGGCCTGGGGATCACCTTCGAGGACGTGTTCGAGGATTGGATCGTCGCCAACCTGCTGGACGATCCCACGGTTGGGGATGGCCGCTTCGCGCACGAGGGCCTGGAGCACCGCGCGACGCCCACGCTGTCGTTACGCCCTGATGGGCAGCCAGCCAGGAGCGAGGTCCAGCAGTTCGGGGCAGAGTACGTCGAGTTGACGGGCGACGGCTCGGACGCCGAGCTGTCGTTCGCAGGCGCGTCGAGTGTGCGGCTGGTCGGCGCAGACGCTGCCAGCGGCCGGAACGTCTGGTGGACGAACCGGGCGGACGGCATGGACTCCTCGCTGACCCGCCGCTTCGACCTGACCGGGCTGACCGGCGCCACGCTGCGCTTCAACCTCTGGTACGACACCGAGCGTGACTTCGACTTCCTGTACGTGCTGGTCTCGACGGACGGCGGCACGCGCTGGCACGTGCTGCACGGCCCCTCTGCAGATGACGCGAACCCGACCGGCAACGCCATCGGGCCGGGCTACAGCGGACGGAGCGGGCAGGCTGGCAGCCAGCGCGGCGATCCGACCTGGCTCGCGGAGAGCATCGATCTGACGCCGTTCGCGGGCCGCGAGGTGCTGGTACGCTTCGAGTATGTGACGGACCAGGGGTACAACGCTCAGGGCGCGCTGCTCGACGACATCGAGATCCCGGAGCTGGCTTTCCGCGACGACGCCGAGGCTGATGCTGGCTGGACGGCTGAGGGCTTCCTGCGGTCGGCCAACCAGATCCCGCAGACCTGGAGCTTGCGGCTCGTCGAGCAGCAGCGGGGGGGCCAGACGACGGTCCGCGCGCTGCGGGTGGACGCCAACGGTCAACTGACAGAGCGCATCCCGAGCCTCGGCGGCAGCACCGAGCGGGCCGTGCTGGTGATCAGCGGCCTCTCGCCGCGCACCCTTGAAGCCGCGCCGTACACCCTGACGCTGCGCCCGAGATAA